A section of the Alkalihalobacillus sp. LMS39 genome encodes:
- a CDS encoding VirB4-like conjugal transfer ATPase, CD1110 family: protein MTDKKRKKRTSTQETLNYNKMYQNGICNVSGDIYNRMIRFSDISYQLSQDEIKQRIFAQYSSLLNSFDNTVKIQFCFINYRLPRENNHKEVIETIKTRSDVDVSEFESLKEEYFNFLEEQRQKGSNGIVRNMYLVFSIEDPSYESAVRRLNNIEANIQSNFQPMGVSTEELDGMERLSIINYLLNGNSKHYIDLDSVQTNEFKKYAFKDFIAPKFIEFKPEQFTVNSKHGATLYYSVEANELSDRVLAEFLELDLEMLVSMHIYSLDQQKAVRMVKRKSSDLDTIKIEEQKKALKAGYDIDILPTDLDMNVEESKKILKELQRENEKYFFLTLTITVFENQKKDLDNAIFRVQSIAAKQNCTLKKMKYQQEKGFISALPLGVNLNEPELERGLTTSSTAIFVPFTTQELFQEDNEPIYYGLNALSNNMIQVSRKSLKNPNGLMLGTPGSGKSFSAKREIIDTFLRTTDDILICDPEGEYFPFVKRLGGDEVKIAIRSDHFINPLDISLEYGEGENPVAFKSDFILTMMQLIAGGKTGLTARQKTIVDKCVQIIYRPFIENPIPENIPILENLFNAFKNSNSVEGNDLADALELYVHGSLNIFNNRTTINTNNRLICFNIKELGSNLRELGMLVLQDHVWNKVTMNRNKKRTWYYMDEFHKLLAEEQTSNYSVEFWKRFRKWGGIPTGITQNVKDLLLSPRIETIIDNTDFVYLLNQATSDRVILQQKFEISNYQADYITNSDEGSGLIVYNGIILPFKDKFPHDNSLYPVMTTKTDEIKQFEEKKLRIILDSQ, encoded by the coding sequence CTGACAGACAAAAAACGGAAAAAACGAACGTCAACACAAGAAACACTTAATTACAACAAGATGTACCAAAACGGAATTTGTAATGTATCAGGTGATATTTACAATCGAATGATTCGCTTTTCTGACATTAGTTACCAACTTTCACAAGACGAAATTAAGCAACGTATTTTTGCTCAATATAGCTCATTGTTAAACTCATTTGACAATACAGTAAAGATTCAATTTTGCTTTATTAATTACCGATTGCCAAGAGAAAACAATCACAAAGAAGTAATTGAAACTATCAAAACCAGAAGTGATGTAGATGTTTCTGAGTTCGAATCATTAAAAGAGGAATATTTTAACTTTCTGGAAGAACAACGTCAAAAAGGGAGTAATGGAATCGTCAGAAATATGTACCTCGTATTTTCAATTGAAGATCCTAGCTATGAAAGTGCTGTGCGTAGATTAAACAATATTGAAGCTAATATACAATCAAACTTTCAGCCGATGGGAGTCAGTACAGAAGAATTAGACGGTATGGAGCGTTTATCGATTATTAACTACTTATTAAACGGAAACAGTAAACATTATATTGATTTAGATTCTGTGCAAACAAACGAATTTAAAAAATACGCTTTCAAAGATTTTATAGCTCCTAAATTTATAGAATTTAAGCCAGAACAATTTACAGTGAACAGTAAACATGGAGCTACCCTGTATTACAGTGTTGAAGCTAACGAACTATCAGATCGAGTATTAGCTGAGTTTTTGGAATTAGATTTAGAAATGTTAGTAAGTATGCACATTTACTCATTAGACCAACAAAAAGCGGTTCGAATGGTTAAAAGAAAATCTTCTGACCTCGATACGATTAAAATTGAAGAACAGAAAAAAGCACTTAAAGCAGGATACGACATTGATATTCTCCCTACAGACTTAGACATGAATGTTGAGGAATCAAAGAAAATATTAAAAGAATTACAACGTGAAAACGAAAAGTACTTTTTCTTAACGTTAACAATTACTGTTTTTGAAAACCAAAAGAAAGACTTAGACAATGCTATTTTTAGAGTTCAAAGCATAGCTGCAAAGCAAAATTGCACTCTAAAGAAAATGAAATATCAGCAAGAAAAAGGGTTCATTAGCGCTTTACCTCTAGGTGTAAATTTGAACGAACCTGAATTAGAAAGAGGTTTAACAACATCATCAACCGCTATCTTTGTGCCTTTCACTACACAAGAGCTATTTCAAGAAGACAATGAACCCATTTATTACGGTCTTAATGCTCTTAGTAATAACATGATTCAAGTATCGAGAAAGAGCTTAAAAAATCCGAATGGATTAATGCTAGGTACACCAGGTTCAGGTAAGTCTTTTTCTGCGAAAAGAGAAATCATCGACACATTCTTACGAACAACCGACGACATTTTAATCTGCGATCCAGAAGGAGAATATTTCCCTTTCGTAAAAAGGCTTGGCGGTGACGAAGTAAAGATAGCCATTAGGTCAGATCACTTTATAAACCCCTTAGATATATCGTTAGAGTACGGTGAAGGTGAAAATCCTGTTGCATTCAAAAGTGATTTTATTTTAACGATGATGCAACTAATAGCTGGCGGTAAAACAGGATTAACAGCTCGCCAAAAAACAATTGTTGATAAATGTGTACAAATTATCTATCGGCCATTTATTGAAAATCCTATTCCCGAAAATATACCGATATTAGAAAATTTGTTTAATGCTTTCAAAAATTCTAATTCAGTTGAAGGGAATGACTTAGCTGACGCTCTAGAATTGTATGTTCATGGCTCACTAAACATTTTTAACAACCGAACAACAATTAATACGAACAACCGTTTGATTTGTTTCAATATCAAAGAGCTTGGTTCAAACTTACGGGAATTAGGAATGTTAGTCCTGCAAGACCACGTTTGGAACAAAGTTACAATGAACCGAAACAAAAAAAGAACATGGTATTACATGGATGAATTTCATAAATTACTTGCTGAAGAACAAACGTCAAATTACAGCGTTGAGTTTTGGAAGAGATTCAGAAAATGGGGTGGAATACCAACTGGAATCACACAGAACGTAAAGGACTTGTTATTAAGTCCTCGTATTGAAACAATCATTGATAATACTGACTTTGTTTATTTACTGAATCAGGCAACAAGTGATCGGGTCATTTTACAACAAAAGTTTGAAATTAGTAATTACCAAGCAGACTACATTACTAATTCAGATGAAGGGTCAGGGTTGATTGTTTATAACGGTATAATCTTACCATTTAAAGACAAGTTTCCTCACGACAATTCTTTATATCCAGTAATGACAACAAAAACCGATGAAATCAAACAGTTTGAAGAAAAAAAGCTAAGGATTATTCTTGATAGTCAGTGA
- a CDS encoding lysozyme family protein, translating into MALKKQYDNSQKLQPQLDEKIKPTKKKSGSSILAKETVKSTSDKIVKSSVNKYSQELQRDDVGVEVVGKTTEVVTKVGKKVNTIRKEKKLKQKNSDIKLVKKRNSSDNFIKKLSKQPTALSTKAIKRGVSNYKKQLEKDDVGVEVVGKGATLTKEGVKTLERANKIRKHRLNQEKLQGMSTKLSGGNQKLSTKQSQKSKLTKNAKSQLKKKVMKRKLYANKGKQKAISAISGGIKTFFKSIGTKASLTALKSMLGTKLAVGAGALFIKLTPIFLVCLLLFSLIAFFMFGGGGVQQQIEAEIGTSRNLSPEVEQWRDLVMTEAEAQGMSDYVNLVLAIIQVESGGRGTRDIMQSSESAGYPRNYYQTEEESVRQGIKYLKHIVLILKGYEKGYENNAKLIAQSYNFGAPFAHYVGNLGGEFDLEVAEAYSLTVVAPSLGNTTGETYPYVNEISVRLGKPYLYRNGGNFMYGELVGQYIINTALSGDFAIVMEELLKYQGTPYVWGGKTPDTGFDCSGLVAWGLKQIGINLPSPAAAQFHNTIPIDIEDAQPGDLIFFRGTYGGPNHISHVGFYIDETTMYDSNSNGVGYTDWKLPYWQHHFLGIRRVVK; encoded by the coding sequence ATGGCTTTAAAAAAACAATATGATAATTCTCAAAAATTACAGCCACAGCTTGACGAAAAAATTAAACCGACTAAGAAAAAAAGTGGTTCCTCAATCCTTGCTAAAGAAACAGTAAAGTCTACTAGCGATAAAATCGTTAAAAGCAGTGTGAATAAATACAGCCAAGAATTACAGCGTGACGATGTAGGTGTTGAAGTTGTTGGGAAAACAACTGAAGTTGTTACTAAAGTAGGTAAAAAAGTAAACACAATCCGTAAAGAGAAAAAACTCAAACAAAAAAACTCTGATATAAAGCTAGTGAAGAAACGAAATTCGAGTGACAACTTTATAAAAAAATTGTCTAAACAACCCACAGCGTTATCGACAAAGGCAATCAAACGAGGGGTCTCCAATTATAAAAAGCAGCTCGAAAAAGACGATGTAGGTGTTGAAGTAGTCGGGAAAGGTGCAACACTTACAAAAGAAGGAGTTAAAACTCTAGAAAGAGCTAACAAAATAAGGAAGCATCGACTCAATCAAGAAAAACTTCAGGGTATGTCAACAAAATTATCTGGTGGCAACCAAAAGCTTTCAACGAAACAAAGTCAAAAAAGCAAACTCACAAAAAATGCTAAATCTCAACTGAAGAAGAAAGTAATGAAAAGAAAATTGTATGCCAATAAGGGCAAACAGAAAGCTATATCTGCCATTTCAGGCGGTATAAAAACATTCTTTAAAAGCATCGGAACGAAAGCTTCACTAACCGCTTTAAAAAGCATGTTGGGTACAAAATTGGCGGTTGGTGCTGGAGCACTTTTTATAAAATTAACACCGATTTTCCTTGTTTGTCTTCTACTCTTTTCTTTAATTGCTTTCTTTATGTTTGGTGGTGGTGGTGTTCAACAACAAATAGAAGCCGAAATAGGAACATCGAGGAATCTATCACCCGAAGTTGAACAATGGAGAGACCTAGTCATGACTGAAGCTGAAGCACAAGGAATGAGTGATTATGTAAATTTAGTTCTCGCTATAATCCAAGTCGAATCGGGAGGGAGAGGTACTAGGGATATTATGCAATCTTCCGAATCCGCAGGATATCCACGTAACTATTATCAAACCGAGGAGGAGTCCGTTCGACAGGGGATTAAATATTTAAAGCACATTGTCCTTATTCTCAAAGGTTATGAAAAAGGCTATGAAAACAATGCTAAATTAATTGCACAAAGCTACAATTTTGGTGCTCCATTTGCACATTATGTAGGTAATTTAGGTGGAGAGTTCGATTTAGAAGTCGCTGAAGCTTATAGCCTTACTGTTGTTGCGCCAAGTTTAGGTAATACAACAGGAGAGACATACCCATATGTGAATGAAATATCAGTCCGTCTCGGAAAACCTTACTTATACCGTAACGGTGGGAATTTCATGTATGGGGAATTGGTCGGTCAATACATTATCAACACTGCTCTTTCAGGAGATTTTGCCATCGTAATGGAAGAGTTGTTGAAATACCAAGGAACTCCATATGTATGGGGTGGAAAAACCCCAGATACAGGATTTGATTGCAGTGGATTAGTTGCATGGGGTCTTAAACAAATCGGTATTAACTTACCTTCCCCTGCAGCTGCTCAATTTCATAACACGATACCAATTGATATAGAAGATGCTCAACCCGGTGACCTTATATTTTTTAGGGGAACATACGGTGGTCCGAACCACATATCACATGTAGGGTTTTATATTGATGAAACAACAATGTATGACTCTAACAGTAATGGTGTAGGTTACACAGATTGGAAATTGCCATACTGGCAACATCACTTTTTAGGAATTAGAAGAGTCGTTAAATAA
- a CDS encoding CD1107 family mobile element protein, with amino-acid sequence MKHKLVKRLLIASLLVSALIVTSITTAYANEDEESVDVGDPPSGENVIRNENEVEIDIDTPASVTGERMEGNGTVVDFTTSGSKAFYTIVDNDQQTFYLIIDMDKPQNNVYFLSDINRAELGVAAANTPDDQARVAPTPPNGMEEPELALESEDVTGTTSGTDTDDNNLGFLLTVVVIGIVGAFAYFFLVVKKKQTKNKSEDNAVMSEDYEDDFEGDMYEEDFYEEDHTETEQQQQEDR; translated from the coding sequence ATGAAACATAAACTCGTTAAACGATTATTAATTGCTAGTTTATTAGTTTCTGCTCTTATCGTTACTTCCATTACTACAGCCTATGCTAATGAAGATGAGGAATCTGTTGACGTTGGCGATCCACCTAGTGGTGAAAATGTAATCAGAAACGAAAATGAAGTTGAAATTGATATAGACACTCCTGCAAGCGTGACAGGGGAACGAATGGAAGGCAATGGAACAGTCGTTGATTTTACAACAAGTGGTTCAAAAGCGTTTTACACGATTGTAGATAATGACCAACAAACATTCTATTTAATTATTGATATGGACAAGCCACAAAATAATGTGTATTTCCTTTCAGATATTAATCGAGCTGAATTAGGTGTTGCGGCTGCTAACACTCCAGACGATCAAGCTAGAGTTGCTCCCACACCTCCAAATGGAATGGAAGAACCTGAACTAGCATTAGAATCGGAGGACGTAACAGGAACAACATCTGGAACAGATACAGATGATAATAATTTAGGCTTCTTATTAACAGTTGTAGTTATAGGTATAGTCGGAGCGTTTGCCTACTTCTTCTTAGTAGTAAAGAAGAAGCAAACCAAAAATAAATCTGAAGATAATGCAGTAATGTCTGAAGACTATGAGGATGATTTCGAAGGTGATATGTACGAGGAAGATTTTTATGAAGAAGACCATACAGAAACGGAACAACAACAGCAAGAAGATAGATGA
- a CDS encoding InlB B-repeat-containing protein: MLRRTLIFLICLVLCFSLPFNVGAVDSLSDQRQHYLKITYDDKVIFHEQIAEGKIIQVKNAHGDIIKSEVLKREEVYELREVEPSQGYVLSYWDIQEDEKYLVVTPVLTEVKAINITFNALEGGELIENNAQTRVITKSVDKGTLLKEVLPKTNPRKDYKLSGWYLKTNDKKFKKIENLTSLEVSGPNEYYAKFYPDINDNNIDDRTEKIKVKFRPNTGKKIKNKTIFVGESFELPKLERKNYIFLGWYYDEDFKNKYSNQDRLMEDTTLYARWEKAEKVLQESESEPITDKEISDQIEHYLNERLREIEEQLLQRSSGNRNESSNSNNDSNNNILDQIDGFELGGTQNNPYTYNEVLTYTETKYVFNNTNIGERYMIKFKDQNNQFLFSLTLPYGRSIHVLHENESIQKEYAVRQETTINLNIPDFVHNESEFIGFDSRTKRVNSSSITEVYPKVQQYQPTDVLVSNELVEELASEEIESASHIIALISTVILLVLVIAIVIYFIFSRQKSKKSDVVNVK; the protein is encoded by the coding sequence TTGTTAAGAAGAACGCTAATTTTCCTTATTTGCTTGGTATTGTGTTTTTCGTTACCGTTCAATGTTGGTGCTGTCGATTCGCTTTCAGACCAAAGACAACACTACTTGAAAATAACGTATGACGATAAAGTCATCTTTCACGAACAAATTGCCGAAGGTAAAATCATTCAAGTGAAAAATGCTCATGGTGACATTATAAAAAGCGAAGTATTAAAACGAGAAGAAGTTTATGAATTAAGGGAAGTAGAACCCTCACAGGGCTATGTGTTGAGTTATTGGGATATTCAAGAAGACGAAAAATATTTGGTTGTTACTCCTGTTTTAACAGAAGTGAAAGCAATCAATATCACATTTAACGCTTTGGAAGGAGGTGAATTAATTGAAAATAACGCTCAAACAAGGGTTATTACAAAAAGCGTGGATAAGGGAACACTCTTAAAAGAGGTATTACCTAAAACAAATCCTCGTAAAGATTACAAGTTATCAGGATGGTATTTAAAAACAAACGATAAGAAATTTAAAAAAATTGAAAACCTGACATCATTAGAAGTATCTGGCCCAAATGAATATTACGCAAAATTTTATCCAGACATAAATGACAATAACATCGATGATCGTACAGAAAAAATCAAGGTGAAGTTCAGACCTAATACCGGTAAAAAAATCAAAAATAAGACTATATTTGTTGGAGAATCTTTTGAACTACCAAAGCTGGAACGAAAGAATTATATTTTTCTCGGTTGGTACTATGATGAAGATTTCAAAAACAAATACAGTAACCAAGACCGACTAATGGAAGATACTACGTTATATGCACGATGGGAAAAAGCTGAAAAAGTTTTACAAGAAAGTGAATCAGAACCCATTACAGACAAAGAAATTTCAGACCAAATTGAACATTACTTAAATGAAAGATTACGAGAAATTGAAGAACAACTTTTACAAAGGTCATCTGGTAATAGAAATGAAAGTTCCAATAGCAACAACGACAGTAACAACAACATACTTGACCAAATCGATGGATTTGAATTAGGCGGAACTCAAAACAATCCATATACCTACAACGAAGTTTTGACATACACAGAGACAAAATACGTTTTCAATAATACCAACATTGGTGAACGTTATATGATTAAGTTTAAAGACCAAAATAATCAATTTTTATTCAGTTTAACTTTGCCTTATGGGAGATCCATTCATGTGCTGCATGAAAATGAGAGTATTCAAAAAGAATACGCTGTGAGGCAGGAAACAACGATTAATTTAAACATACCTGATTTTGTTCATAACGAATCCGAATTTATCGGTTTCGATTCCAGAACAAAAAGAGTAAATAGTTCATCCATTACAGAGGTTTATCCCAAAGTGCAACAATATCAACCTACGGATGTACTAGTATCCAATGAGCTAGTCGAAGAATTAGCAAGTGAAGAAATAGAAAGTGCATCACATATAATTGCTCTTATTTCAACAGTGATATTGCTTGTACTTGTTATCGCTATAGTTATTTACTTCATATTTTCACGTCAAAAAAGCAAAAAATCTGACGTTGTAAATGTGAAATAA
- a CDS encoding Maff2 family mobile element protein, which yields MSFFLTGVDVLQKLVILIGAGLGVWGVVNLLEGYGNDNPGAKSQGMKQFMSGAGIVIIAMLLIPQLKTLFAT from the coding sequence ATGTCATTCTTTTTGACAGGTGTAGATGTTCTTCAGAAGTTGGTAATTTTAATCGGTGCTGGATTAGGAGTTTGGGGCGTAGTTAACCTACTAGAAGGTTACGGAAATGATAATCCTGGGGCAAAGTCTCAAGGTATGAAACAATTTATGAGTGGAGCAGGGATTGTAATAATCGCTATGCTTTTAATTCCTCAGTTAAAAACTTTGTTCGCCACATAA
- a CDS encoding VirD4-like conjugal transfer protein, CD1115 family, protein MEKMKANKVYLTLGVFLFVLVNYLSYYFRVTFAHDFLTGFNYLFEQPKYLFYAFPLSFNITDLSIASVVIAVGALLLYEKNQNKKKYKKGVEHGSAEWGTVERDLKGMYDENDQYNNLIFSEKTKIRLDDTGTPFDTRRNKNVIYIGGSGSGKTRFGVKPNLLQMNASFVVTDPKGTIVNEVGMALKNVGKYKIKIFNTTNFNKSMKYNPLSYVKTEQDILKLVETIISNTTNEDSQSESFWVNTEKLLYQAYLSLIISKFPKEEQHLGTLIDLISYSNVKEEDEEYKNAVDYLFEELEMEDKEHFAVKQYKAYKLAAGKTAKSILISCATRLAPLNIPAVRDLLSKNEINLETFGDKGRKTALFVIIPDTDPTFNFLVSMMYTQLFNILVTRADEKYKGSLPTHVRFMLDEFANIGLIPNFDKLIATIRSRNMSATIIIQTLSQLKSIYKDNAETIVGNCDTSIFLGGNEKSTIKSLSEDLGKETINDYNESRTRSNNDSYGQNYSKLGRALMTEDEIKRMDRDTCIVQILGKRPFKDKKYPLEKHPRYKFHSDGNKYWFDIDQYLQALRRPKKQKIKTSKVKDTNITSVESPQPQLKLTATTDSISINLKKYGEKI, encoded by the coding sequence ATTGAAAAAATGAAAGCAAACAAAGTCTATCTCACTTTGGGCGTATTTTTATTTGTTTTAGTAAACTATTTGTCTTATTATTTTCGGGTGACATTTGCTCACGACTTTCTTACAGGTTTCAATTATCTTTTTGAGCAACCTAAATACTTATTTTACGCTTTCCCTTTATCTTTTAATATAACTGATTTAAGTATTGCTTCTGTGGTTATTGCGGTCGGTGCGTTACTTCTATATGAGAAAAACCAAAACAAAAAGAAGTATAAAAAAGGTGTTGAACATGGTTCTGCGGAATGGGGAACAGTCGAAAGAGATTTAAAGGGTATGTACGATGAAAATGACCAATATAACAATCTCATTTTTAGCGAAAAAACAAAAATAAGATTAGACGATACAGGCACTCCATTTGATACAAGACGTAATAAAAATGTCATTTATATCGGGGGTTCAGGTAGTGGTAAAACCCGTTTTGGAGTCAAGCCAAATTTACTTCAAATGAACGCTAGTTTCGTTGTTACTGATCCGAAAGGAACAATCGTCAATGAAGTAGGGATGGCACTAAAAAATGTCGGAAAATACAAGATTAAAATTTTTAATACAACCAATTTTAATAAATCAATGAAATACAATCCGTTAAGCTACGTCAAGACTGAACAAGATATTTTAAAACTAGTTGAGACAATTATCTCTAACACAACCAATGAAGATTCACAGTCCGAAAGCTTTTGGGTGAATACCGAAAAACTACTTTATCAAGCTTATTTGAGCCTTATTATTTCTAAATTCCCTAAAGAAGAACAGCATTTAGGAACATTAATCGATTTAATCTCTTACTCTAACGTAAAAGAAGAGGACGAAGAATATAAAAATGCGGTTGATTATTTGTTTGAGGAACTAGAAATGGAAGATAAAGAACATTTTGCAGTAAAACAATATAAAGCGTATAAGTTAGCTGCTGGGAAAACCGCTAAAAGTATTTTAATTTCTTGTGCTACACGTTTAGCTCCTTTAAACATTCCAGCTGTTCGAGACTTACTATCAAAGAATGAAATTAATTTAGAGACATTTGGGGACAAAGGAAGAAAGACCGCCTTATTCGTTATCATACCTGATACCGATCCAACATTTAACTTCCTTGTATCGATGATGTACACTCAATTATTTAATATTTTAGTGACTAGAGCAGATGAAAAATATAAAGGCTCATTACCTACTCACGTTCGCTTTATGCTTGATGAATTTGCCAATATCGGTTTGATACCTAATTTTGATAAATTAATCGCTACAATCCGTTCTCGGAACATGTCAGCAACGATCATAATTCAAACGTTGTCACAATTAAAATCAATTTATAAAGATAATGCTGAAACAATTGTAGGTAACTGTGATACATCAATTTTTCTTGGTGGAAATGAAAAATCTACAATTAAATCCTTGTCTGAGGATTTAGGAAAAGAAACGATAAATGACTATAATGAATCTCGTACAAGATCGAACAATGATAGTTACGGTCAAAATTATTCAAAATTAGGTCGTGCATTAATGACTGAAGATGAAATTAAGAGGATGGATCGTGATACCTGCATTGTCCAAATCCTCGGCAAAAGACCGTTTAAAGATAAAAAATATCCTTTAGAAAAGCATCCACGCTATAAATTTCACAGTGATGGTAATAAATATTGGTTTGATATAGACCAATATTTACAAGCCTTGAGACGTCCTAAAAAACAAAAAATAAAGACAAGTAAGGTAAAGGATACAAATATAACTTCTGTTGAATCACCTCAACCACAATTAAAATTAACAGCTACAACTGATTCAATCAGTATAAATTTAAAAAAATATGGGGAGAAAATATAA
- a CDS encoding right-handed parallel beta-helix repeat-containing protein, translating into MYTRKELTVSKKFFSKYKTISDAIRDAKPGFKVFVEPGTYYENIIIDKDVEIIGKGSVDDIVLFSINISAIKMQTECASVRGITIRQGGKVEEKIGYSAVSSYMGSLTLENCVISSEIGIGIIVTEEGNPIIRECKIYSNKDSGVVFLGGSGIIENCEIYNNGSANVEISSEADPVLRGCKIYNSKQWGVVVMKKGRGTMENCEIYSNALDNVVIISEGYPVLKSCKIYSSEESGVSVVYEGRGTLENCEIYSNAKPNVVIDNKGDALLKSCKIYSGEQSGVLVKGKSRGIIEDCYIYDHRHDHQIHLQGTIGVLRNTRIIDGGNYGIYVESGYPLIYYCTIKNHLVEDIYTDEYSMSSILLENESLERETKSRDDKPTNQSKYEQIFGFNPYDLEQEELKLWLLEEQKKWLKRINAPSLERRQEAEQMLEIIGEAEKELLK; encoded by the coding sequence ATGTATACTCGTAAAGAATTAACCGTTTCAAAAAAGTTTTTTTCTAAATATAAAACTATTTCTGATGCCATAAGGGATGCAAAACCTGGTTTTAAAGTTTTTGTTGAGCCTGGTACCTACTATGAAAATATTATTATAGATAAAGATGTGGAAATAATCGGAAAAGGATCGGTGGACGACATCGTTCTGTTTAGTATCAATATATCTGCTATTAAGATGCAGACAGAATGTGCTTCTGTTCGAGGGATAACCATCCGCCAAGGAGGAAAAGTCGAGGAAAAGATAGGTTATAGTGCTGTCAGCTCGTATATGGGTTCATTGACTTTGGAGAATTGTGTTATTAGTTCAGAAATAGGAATAGGCATTATTGTAACTGAAGAAGGAAATCCAATTATTCGAGAATGTAAAATTTATAGTAATAAAGATAGTGGTGTAGTATTTTTAGGAGGCAGTGGAATCATTGAAAATTGTGAAATCTATAATAATGGAAGTGCGAATGTAGAGATATCATCAGAAGCGGATCCAGTACTAAGGGGCTGTAAAATTTATAACAGTAAGCAATGGGGCGTAGTAGTTATGAAAAAAGGCCGGGGAACAATGGAAAACTGTGAAATCTATAGTAACGCATTGGATAATGTAGTGATAATAAGTGAAGGGTATCCAGTGTTAAAGAGCTGTAAGATATACAGCAGTGAGGAAAGTGGTGTATCCGTGGTGTACGAAGGCCGAGGAACACTGGAGAACTGTGAAATCTATAGTAACGCTAAACCCAATGTTGTAATAGATAATAAGGGAGATGCGTTGTTAAAAAGCTGTAAGATATACAGTGGTGAGCAAAGTGGCGTATTGGTGAAGGGAAAAAGTCGTGGGATTATTGAAGACTGTTATATATATGACCATCGTCATGACCACCAGATACATCTCCAAGGTACTATAGGGGTACTAAGAAATACTAGAATTATAGATGGTGGAAATTATGGTATTTATGTCGAGTCTGGCTATCCACTTATCTATTATTGCACCATTAAAAACCATCTAGTGGAAGACATTTATACGGATGAATATAGTATGTCGAGTATTCTGTTGGAAAATGAAAGTTTGGAGAGGGAGACAAAATCACGTGATGATAAGCCAACAAACCAATCCAAGTATGAGCAAATTTTTGGATTTAATCCATATGATTTAGAGCAAGAGGAGTTAAAATTGTGGCTACTAGAGGAACAAAAGAAATGGCTTAAGCGAATTAATGCACCAAGCTTAGAACGAAGACAAGAAGCAGAACAAATGCTTGAAATCATTGGAGAAGCTGAAAAAGAGTTATTGAAATAA